The genomic stretch TTCGACTTTGGTGACATTTTTATCAACCTTGATAAAGAAGGAACCTATAAAGCGATGGCAAAACTTGGTGTCACAGAAATTTCTAACGAAATGGTAGAAATTTATCATCAATATGAAAAAGGTTTCATTTCTTCGGATGAATTTATAGACTTTTACAAGCAGAAGTTTCCTGCTATTGATAGCAAAGATTTGGTGGATGCGTGGAATGCAGTTTTATTAGATTTTCCTGAAAGAAGACTAAAGTTTTTAAAAGAATTGAGCAATTCTAAAAAATACAACCTTTTCTTGTTAAGTAATACCAATGACTTGCATATTTCTTGGATTCAAGAAAACTGGGGAATGGATTTGTACTCAGAATTTAAAAATTGCTTTTCTAAATTTTATTTATCTCATGAAATTAATTTTAGAAAACCAGATTTAGATATTTATCAATTTGTGCTTACAGAAAACAATTTGGTCGCTAAAGAAACGCTATTTGTAGATGATTTAAAAGTAAATACAGATGCCGCTAAAACTTTAGGTATTAATGTTTGGAATTTAATTCCGGGAGAAGAAGATGTAGTAGAATTGTTCACTAAAAAACATATTTAATTTGATTTTTTTATTGTTAAGTATCCTGTTTTCTACAGGATTGTTTGTGATTTTTAAATATTTTGGTATTTATAAAATAGATGTTTTAAAAGCCATATTTGTAAATTATATTGTTGCATTTTCAATGGGTTTTTTACTTGCAGAAAGGCAAATAC from Polaribacter marinaquae encodes the following:
- a CDS encoding HAD-IA family hydrolase, with protein sequence MIKNIIFDFGDIFINLDKEGTYKAMAKLGVTEISNEMVEIYHQYEKGFISSDEFIDFYKQKFPAIDSKDLVDAWNAVLLDFPERRLKFLKELSNSKKYNLFLLSNTNDLHISWIQENWGMDLYSEFKNCFSKFYLSHEINFRKPDLDIYQFVLTENNLVAKETLFVDDLKVNTDAAKTLGINVWNLIPGEEDVVELFTKKHI